The Polypterus senegalus isolate Bchr_013 chromosome 9, ASM1683550v1, whole genome shotgun sequence genome includes a window with the following:
- the hspa5 gene encoding endoplasmic reticulum chaperone BiP, whose translation MKFRMKILCLVLFISIAFAADDEERKESVGTVVGIDLGTTYSCVGVFKNGRVEIIANDQGNRITPSYVAFTSEGERLIGDAAKNQLTSNPENTVFDAKRLIGRTWGDPSVQQDIKYLPFKVIEKKSKPHIQVDIGGQTKTFAPEEISAMVLTKMKETAEAYLGKKVTHAVVTVPAYFNDAQRQATKDAGVIAGLNVMRIINEPTAAAIAYGLDKKDGEKNILVFDLGGGTFDVSLLTIDNGVFEVVATNGDTHLGGEDFDQRVMEHFIKLYKKKTGKDVRKDNRAVQKLRREVEKAKRALSSQHQARIEIESFFEGEDFSETLTRAKFEELNMDLFRSTMKPVQKVLEDADLKKSDIDEIVLVGGSTRIPKIQQLVKEFFNGKEPSRGINPDEAVAYGAAVQAGVLSGEEDTGDLVLLDVCPLTLGIETVGGVMTKLIPRNTVVPTKKSQIFSTASDNQPTVTIKVYEGERPLTKDNHLLGTFDLTGIPPAPRGVPQIEVTFEIDVNGILRVTAEDKGTGNKNKITITNDQNRLTPEDIERMVNDAERFAEEDKKLKERIDARNELESYAYSLKNQIGDKEKLGGKLSSEDKEAIEKAVEEKIEWLEGHQDADLEDFQAKKKELEEVVQPIVSKLYGGAGAPPPEGEEKDEL comes from the exons ACCGCATCACTCCATCTTATGTGGCCTTCACAAGTGAGGGAGAACGTTTGATTGGGGATGCTGCCAAAAATCAGTTGACTTCCAACCCAGAGAATACAGTGTTTGATGCAAAGCGTCTGATTGGGCGCACATGGGGTGATCCATCTGTTCAGCAGGATATCAAGTATTTGCCATTTAAG gtGATTGAAAAAAAGAGTAAACCCCATATTCAGGTTGACATTGGTGGTCAGACAAAAACCTTTGCACCAGAAGAAATTTCTGCCATGGTGCTGACCAAGATGAAGGAAACTGCAGAAGCATACCTCGGCAAAAAG GTTACTCATGCTGTAGTTACAGTACCTGCGTATTTCAATGATGCTCAGCGTCAAGCAACCAAGGATGCTGGTGTCATTGCTGGACTGAATGTGATGAGGATCATCAATGAGCC aactgCAGCTGCTATTGCTTATGGCCTGGATAAAAAAGATGGTGAGAAGAACATCCTTGTCTTTGATCTTGGTGGTGGCACTTTTGATGTCTCTTTGCTCACCATCGACAATGGGGTGTTTGAAGTCGTTGCCACTAATGGAGATACTCACCTGGGAGGTGAAGATTTTGACCAACGTGTCATGGAGCACTTCATTAAACTGTACAAAAAGAAAACTGGCAAAGATGTGCGCAAGGACAACAGGGCTGTACAGAAACTGAGGCGTGAAGTTGAAAAAGCCAAACGTGCCCTCTCCTCTCAGCACCAGGCGAGAATTGAAATTGAGTCTTTCTTTGAGGGTGAAGACTTTTCCGAAACACTAACTCGTGCCAAGTTCGAGGAGCTGAACATG GATCTTTTCAGATCAACCATGAAGCCTGTACAGAAAGTGCTGGAAGATGCTGATCTTAAGAAATCTGATATTGATGAAATTGTGCTGGTTGGTGGGTCAACTCGTATTCCAAAAATCCAACAGCTTGTTAAAGAATTCTTCAATGGCAAAGAACCTTCCCGTGGCATTAATCCTGATGAGGCTGTAGCATATGGTGCTGCAGTTCAAGCTGGAGTGCTGTCTGGAGAAGAAGATACTG GTGACCTGGTTCTTCTGGATGTGTGCCCCTTGACTCTTGGCATTGAGACTGTTGGAGGTGTGATGACAAAGTTGATTCCCAGAAACACTGTTGTACCAACGAAAAAGTCACAGATCTTCTCCACAGCTTCAGATAATCAGCCAACTGTAACCATCAAGGTTTATGAAG GTGAGCGTCCTCTGACTAAAGATAACCATCTGCTGGGTACCTTTGACCTGACTGGCATCCCTCCAGCTCCAAGAGGGGTTCCTCAAATTGAAGTCACATTTGAAATTGATGTGAATGGCATTCTGAGAGTTACAGCTGAAGACAAGGGTAcaggtaacaaaaataaaatcaccatCACAAATGATCAAAACCGCCTGACCCCAGAAGATATCGAAAGAATGGTCAATGATGCAGAAAGATTTGCAGAAGAGGACAAAAAGCTTAAAGAACGCATTGATGCCAGGAACGAGCTTGAAAGTTATGCCTACTCTCTGAAAAATCAGATTGGTGACAAAGAGAAGCTGGGTGGAAAACTGTCATCTGAAGACAAAGAAGCAATTGAGAAAGCTGTTGAAGAGAAAATTGAATGGCTTGAGGGCCACCAGGATGCAGATCTAGAAGACTTCCAAGCtaaaaagaaagaacttgaagAGGTTGTTCAGCCAATTGTCAGTAAACTTTATGGTGGTGCTGGAGCTCCTCCCCCAGAAGGTGAAGAGAAAGATGAGTTGTAA